A window of the Gammaproteobacteria bacterium genome harbors these coding sequences:
- a CDS encoding FAD-binding oxidoreductase has product MDVIIIGAGVIGSAIAYYLSRKGIGATVIERCDTACAASGKSGGFLARDWCVGQPQDQLAQLSFDLHTDLTDALATDYGYRRVDTYAMALSDRRSFARGTGLSTAVNWLNNEGVVHQLLGDTTTTAQLHPERFTRALLTAACTAGAQLRLGTVESIERDPVKNQVSGITVDGRFLSADAVVIAMGPWSLLATQWLPLPAIYGLKGYSITLSPNTPVTADALFLDYEDQLGERHGPELIPRADGEVYLCGFSGDDPLPVSPEDVSIDDTACNRLRVLAGRVSTVLAEATVVQHQACYRPICEDAMPVVGAIQGTRGAYVATGHNCWGMLNAPGTGLAMAELISDGQASSIDLAPFAPDRLPPLRQ; this is encoded by the coding sequence ATGGATGTCATTATAATTGGTGCAGGTGTAATCGGCAGCGCCATCGCCTATTACCTCTCACGCAAAGGCATTGGCGCGACTGTGATCGAACGCTGCGATACGGCCTGTGCAGCATCCGGCAAATCTGGCGGCTTTCTGGCCCGTGACTGGTGCGTCGGACAACCCCAGGACCAACTGGCCCAATTAAGCTTCGATCTGCACACCGACCTCACCGATGCACTTGCAACAGACTATGGCTATCGCCGTGTAGATACCTATGCCATGGCGTTATCGGATCGTCGCTCGTTTGCACGCGGTACCGGACTCAGCACGGCTGTAAACTGGTTAAACAATGAAGGCGTGGTCCATCAACTGCTCGGCGACACCACGACCACGGCCCAACTCCATCCAGAACGATTCACACGGGCCCTGCTAACAGCCGCCTGCACAGCGGGTGCACAGCTCAGGCTCGGGACCGTGGAGTCTATAGAACGGGACCCGGTGAAAAATCAGGTGTCCGGTATCACAGTCGATGGTAGGTTTCTAAGCGCTGACGCTGTTGTCATCGCTATGGGTCCGTGGAGCCTACTTGCCACACAGTGGCTGCCCCTACCGGCCATTTACGGGCTAAAGGGTTACAGTATCACGCTGTCCCCCAACACACCCGTCACAGCCGATGCGCTCTTCCTGGACTACGAGGACCAGCTCGGAGAGCGTCATGGGCCGGAGCTGATCCCACGCGCCGACGGCGAGGTTTATCTGTGCGGATTTTCAGGCGATGACCCGCTGCCTGTGTCACCGGAAGATGTTTCAATCGACGATACAGCCTGCAATCGCCTGCGGGTGCTTGCTGGCCGTGTCTCTACGGTGCTGGCGGAAGCGACCGTCGTTCAACATCAGGCCTGCTATCGACCCATCTGCGAGGATGCAATGCCTGTCGTGGGCGCGATTCAAGGCACTCGGGGTGCTTACGTTGCCACAGGCCATAACTGTTGGGGAATGTTGAACGCACCAGGCACCGGCCTGGCAATGGCTGAGCTGATCAGCGACGGCCAAGCCAGCAGCATTGACCTTGCACCCTTTGCACCTGACAGACTGCCGCCATTGCGCCAGTAG
- a CDS encoding MBL fold metallo-hydrolase, with product MNNIDNGLNVWQMTSNHNRMIDLQADTSPPRDGPVEIAFFGSSAFRITSPRGVNVLIDPWRNHPSRNWDWYFRDFPITSVDIGASTHAHFDHDALHRLEQGQ from the coding sequence ATGAACAACATCGATAACGGTCTTAACGTTTGGCAGATGACAAGTAATCATAACCGGATGATCGATCTGCAGGCCGACACATCACCCCCGCGAGATGGACCGGTCGAGATCGCTTTTTTCGGCAGCTCGGCATTTCGTATCACCTCACCCAGGGGCGTCAACGTGCTCATCGATCCCTGGCGCAATCACCCGTCGAGGAACTGGGATTGGTACTTTCGAGATTTTCCAATCACCAGCGTCGACATAGGGGCCTCGACTCATGCTCACTTCGATCATGATGCGTTACACAGGCTGGAACAAGGTCAGTAA
- a CDS encoding DUF1289 domain-containing protein — protein MIVSPCVGICIIDPVTGYCRGCNRTLEEISEWPHYSDEEARALLLQLEQRDPLAPESD, from the coding sequence ATGATTGTCAGTCCGTGTGTAGGCATCTGTATTATTGACCCGGTGACCGGTTACTGCCGGGGTTGTAATCGGACTCTCGAAGAAATTTCCGAGTGGCCGCACTACAGCGATGAGGAAGCCCGCGCATTGTTGCTGCAACTGGAACAAAGGGATCCGCTCGCGCCTGAATCTGATTGA
- a CDS encoding hydantoinase B/oxoprolinase family protein, whose amino-acid sequence MKLGEGWQFWIDRGGTFTDLVARTPSGGVISRKLLSENPEHYKDAAVQGIRDILEIGRGDSIPASVIEAVKMGTTVATNALLERKGDRTLLATTQGFADALRIGYQTRPDLFALQIVLPDMLYEQVVEISERVLADGTIDRSLDTGAARASLQQSYNDGIRSIAIVFMHGYRYPEHELAVADIAREIGFTQISSSYETNPLMKLVSRGDTTVVDAYLSPMLGNYVSQVASELGDVRLMFMQSHGGLTDAGLFRGKDAILSGPAGGIVGAVKTAAAAGYDRIISFDMGGTSTDVAHYNGEYERTFETLVAGVRIRAPMMMIHTVAAGGGSICFFDGSRYRVGPESAGANPGPVCYRRAGPLTVTDCNVMLGKLQAKFFPSVFGLGQDQSLDVEAVKQAFLKLSKQIEAATGDARTPVEVADGYLRIAVENMANAIKKVSVQRGYDVTGYTLNCFGGAAGQHACLVADALGMTRVFMHPLAGVLSAYGMGLADVRSLRERALELPLKEISMGELSRALDELTASTTDILVDQGIPITSISVVRRAHLRYDGTDTSLEIEFGSLAQMGERFEAAYRQRYGFVMADKHLVIEAAAVEAIGKMDTAEISVIQPQRTTDKPQVLAQVSAYMAGQDQQTNVYDRELLQPGDLVSGPAIIREQTATTVVEPGWQAEIDTHSNLIMTRMVALERQFAIGTECDPVMLEVFNNLFMSIAEQMGLTLEKTAYSVNIKERLDFSCAIFDPDGDLVANAPHIPIHLGSMGEAVRTVIEVNAASISLGDVYVVNAPYNGGTHLPDLTVITPVFDQVHSRILFYVASRGHHADIGGITPGSMPPDSRIVEEEGILFDNFKLVDHGTFLEQKLRDHLASGPYPARNPEQNIADLKAQIAAGEKGVKEVHRMIEQFGVDVVHAYMKHVQDNAEEQVRRVIDVMDDGEFSYPLDEGSVIKVTITFDKEKRCATVDFTGTSDQRPSNFNAPSAVVRSAVLYVFRCLVDDAIPLNEGCLKPINIIIPKGCMLAPQYPAAVVAGNVETSQAVTDTLFGALRVFAASQGTMNNLTFGNEQYQYYETVCGGAGAGPGFDGTSAIHTHMTNTRLTDPEILEWRYPVVLENFQIRRNSGGRGQFKGGDGTLRRIRFLESMEVAMLSNHRIVPPYGMAGGHPGEVGRNWVECADGEKDEMTGRDKRTVKPGDVFVLQTPTGGGYGKPE is encoded by the coding sequence ATGAAGCTGGGTGAAGGCTGGCAATTCTGGATAGACAGAGGGGGAACGTTCACCGACCTTGTGGCCCGAACTCCATCTGGTGGCGTGATCAGCCGCAAACTGCTGTCAGAAAATCCTGAGCACTACAAGGATGCTGCGGTTCAGGGCATTCGCGATATTCTGGAGATCGGCCGTGGTGATTCGATTCCAGCCAGCGTAATCGAAGCCGTCAAGATGGGTACGACGGTGGCTACCAATGCATTGCTAGAACGCAAAGGCGACAGGACACTTCTAGCCACAACCCAGGGATTTGCCGACGCCCTGCGCATCGGCTACCAGACCCGACCTGACCTTTTTGCGCTGCAGATCGTTCTGCCTGACATGCTTTACGAACAGGTGGTAGAGATCAGTGAACGGGTTCTGGCCGATGGTACGATCGACCGGTCACTTGATACTGGCGCGGCCCGAGCCTCACTCCAGCAGTCGTACAACGATGGGATTCGATCAATCGCCATTGTCTTTATGCATGGTTATCGCTATCCAGAGCACGAACTGGCTGTGGCAGATATTGCGCGCGAGATTGGATTTACCCAAATATCTAGCAGTTACGAGACCAACCCATTGATGAAGCTGGTCAGTCGGGGTGATACAACTGTGGTCGATGCCTATCTGTCACCGATGCTAGGCAACTATGTGTCCCAGGTCGCAAGTGAACTCGGTGACGTTCGGTTGATGTTTATGCAGTCCCATGGCGGGTTGACAGATGCCGGGCTTTTCCGTGGCAAGGATGCAATTCTTTCCGGTCCAGCTGGCGGTATTGTCGGTGCAGTGAAAACCGCTGCAGCGGCCGGGTACGATCGAATCATATCGTTTGATATGGGCGGCACCTCTACCGATGTTGCACACTACAATGGGGAATACGAACGCACCTTTGAAACGCTTGTTGCTGGTGTGCGAATACGTGCACCGATGATGATGATCCATACGGTGGCTGCAGGAGGTGGTTCGATCTGTTTTTTTGATGGTTCCAGATACCGAGTGGGTCCGGAGTCTGCAGGCGCTAACCCAGGCCCGGTTTGTTATCGGCGCGCGGGTCCATTGACTGTGACCGATTGTAATGTGATGCTGGGAAAACTGCAGGCGAAATTTTTCCCGTCCGTGTTCGGCCTTGGGCAGGATCAGTCACTGGATGTCGAGGCTGTAAAACAAGCCTTCTTGAAACTGTCTAAGCAGATCGAAGCTGCTACCGGTGATGCGAGAACGCCTGTTGAAGTCGCTGATGGATACCTCCGTATTGCTGTTGAGAATATGGCTAACGCAATCAAGAAAGTGTCCGTGCAGAGGGGATACGATGTAACCGGATACACGCTTAACTGTTTTGGCGGTGCTGCGGGTCAGCATGCGTGTCTCGTTGCAGATGCGCTGGGTATGACCCGGGTATTCATGCATCCACTGGCCGGTGTACTGTCTGCCTACGGCATGGGCCTTGCCGATGTACGGTCTCTTCGAGAGAGAGCGCTGGAGTTGCCGTTGAAGGAGATAAGTATGGGTGAGCTGTCCCGGGCCTTGGATGAACTGACAGCATCAACGACCGACATTTTGGTGGATCAGGGTATCCCCATCACCTCGATCAGCGTGGTTCGGCGGGCCCATCTTCGTTACGACGGTACTGATACGTCTCTTGAGATTGAATTTGGTTCTCTGGCTCAGATGGGTGAGCGCTTTGAGGCGGCTTACCGTCAGCGCTACGGTTTTGTGATGGCAGATAAACATCTCGTCATCGAAGCCGCTGCTGTTGAAGCCATCGGCAAAATGGACACAGCGGAGATTTCAGTGATTCAACCACAGAGGACTACCGATAAACCGCAGGTGCTGGCCCAAGTGTCGGCTTACATGGCTGGTCAGGATCAGCAAACGAACGTCTATGATCGGGAACTCCTGCAACCGGGAGATCTTGTGTCAGGGCCGGCCATTATTCGTGAGCAGACCGCAACGACCGTTGTTGAGCCCGGTTGGCAGGCTGAAATTGACACCCACAGCAACCTGATCATGACCCGCATGGTTGCACTTGAACGTCAATTCGCGATCGGCACTGAGTGTGACCCGGTCATGCTGGAAGTGTTTAACAACTTGTTCATGTCGATCGCGGAACAGATGGGTCTGACCTTGGAGAAAACTGCCTATTCAGTAAATATCAAGGAGCGATTGGATTTCTCCTGCGCCATTTTTGATCCCGATGGCGATCTGGTCGCTAATGCACCTCATATCCCGATTCACCTGGGCTCCATGGGCGAAGCCGTGCGTACGGTTATTGAAGTCAATGCGGCTTCAATCAGTCTGGGAGATGTTTACGTCGTCAATGCGCCATATAACGGTGGCACCCATCTTCCCGATTTAACGGTTATTACGCCGGTGTTTGATCAGGTGCACAGCCGGATTCTGTTTTATGTGGCGAGCCGTGGTCATCACGCTGATATCGGTGGCATCACACCGGGATCGATGCCGCCTGACAGCCGTATCGTGGAGGAAGAGGGTATTCTGTTTGATAACTTCAAGCTGGTCGATCACGGTACGTTTCTGGAACAGAAATTGCGTGATCATCTTGCGTCTGGCCCATATCCGGCCCGCAATCCGGAACAGAACATTGCGGATCTTAAGGCACAGATCGCTGCCGGTGAGAAAGGGGTGAAAGAAGTTCACCGCATGATTGAGCAGTTTGGCGTGGACGTGGTGCATGCCTATATGAAGCATGTACAGGACAATGCCGAAGAGCAGGTCAGGCGGGTGATTGATGTGATGGACGACGGTGAATTCAGTTATCCGCTTGATGAAGGCAGTGTTATCAAGGTCACGATAACCTTCGATAAGGAAAAGCGTTGCGCTACGGTTGATTTCACTGGTACCAGCGATCAGCGACCGTCAAACTTCAACGCACCATCAGCAGTTGTCCGCTCAGCAGTGCTTTATGTGTTCCGCTGTTTGGTGGACGATGCGATTCCTCTGAACGAGGGTTGTTTGAAGCCTATCAATATTATTATTCCCAAAGGCTGTATGTTGGCACCGCAGTATCCAGCTGCGGTCGTCGCTGGTAATGTGGAAACCTCTCAGGCAGTTACTGACACGCTGTTTGGCGCACTCAGAGTGTTCGCTGCAAGCCAAGGTACGATGAACAACCTGACTTTCGGCAACGAGCAGTACCAGTATTACGAGACCGTCTGTGGCGGTGCCGGTGCCGGTCCTGGATTCGACGGGACTTCGGCGATCCACACCCACATGACGAACACTCGTCTTACCGATCCTGAGATTCTTGAATGGCGTTACCCGGTGGTTCTGGAGAATTTTCAGATTCGCCGGAATAGCGGTGGGCGCGGTCAATTCAAGGGAGGGGATGGCACGTTGCGTCGAATCCGATTCCTGGAGTCGATGGAGGTTGCCATGCTCTCAAATCACAGAATCGTTCCTCCGTACGGCATGGCCGGTGGCCATCCCGGCGAGGTCGGCCGCAACTGGGTCGAGTGTGCTGATGGAGAGAAAGACGAGATGACCGGTCGAGACAAGCGAACCGTTAAACCTGGAGACGTGTTTGTATTACAGACACCGACCGGTGGTGGATATGGCAAGCCTGAATGA